The nucleotide sequence TTTCCTCCCCCTTTTAGCCCAATATTTCTACTTTTTACCCTAATTGTTTCTTTTCCAAGCGTCTTTGAAATATAGTCAGGTGCAGCCTCATCGTTTGGCCTTCCAAATATCTGAATCTGACATCCGTTCAGCACCTCTTTTCCTTGCTTATCATATGTCGAATTTAACTGATCAAGCCCTTGAAATATTCCAACCATCTTTATTCCAAATCCTGCATAGTACCCAAGCCCTTTTACAAGAGCCTTCATCTTGCCATAAGCATTTAGTTCATCCATTAAAAATATTATGTTAAAATTTTTCTTGCTTAAACTTTCCATTAATAAATTTGTCAGCTGAATATACATTATTCGTACTAACGGAGCTAACAAATCTATATCTTTTGGTTTTATTACAAAGTATAAATCTACAGGATTATCACCATTAACTAAGTCCATTGCCCTAAAATCAGACTTTTCTATATTTTTTACAACTGAAGGAATTTCAAATACCTGCAGTTTAGTCTTTGCTGTTGAAGTTATAGACTTAAACGTATTTTCTCCTGTATTTTGTAATAAATATCCAAACTGTTTTGCAACGAAGGGATGCAATCCTTTATTCAATGCTTTAATTGATTCTTCATCAGTATATATTTTTCTAAGCCTTTCAATTGTTTTTTCCTTCAGAATAAAATCTTTTGACACTTCATCCTCGTATTCATCTTCTTCCATAGGCTTTCCAAGATATTTTGCAAACATTCTGTATAAAGAATTTTCAGTGTTAGTAATTATTGATATTACATCATTTAATGAAACTCTAACATCTGTTATATCAGGATCTTCTTCAGGACGGCTGCTTACTTCCCTGTAATGAACATAGCCAGTTAAAGTGGAAATTGTATCTTTTGCACTGTCTCCCCAAAACGGATCCTTGCTCTCATCTTCCCCAACAATCATTGTTCCAATTATTCTGCAATCTTCAATCTCGTAATTTGTTCCATACCGTACTTCCGATAAAAAGTTATAGCTGTTTGAAAGTTCACTCATTGGCTCAAACTTTAATATCCTGTGCTTCAATATCTTTGCTCTGTACCAGCTCGTAAGCACATAGTTTTCCTTCTTTATGTCAGAAATAAAGGTTGATATTCTGTTCTGTCCATACGTTATACTGCTGTCATATTTTCCAACTATTTTTGTACCCATAGGAATTAAAATATATTTTCCAGTACGGTAGTCATAGACATTTTCTCTAACCTGAGCAATCACATCTCCCGGCAAATCAGAGTTAATTGCCGTTACAAGAACAGCTGGAATAAAGCTCCCTGTCTTTAA is from Leptotrichia trevisanii DSM 22070 and encodes:
- a CDS encoding type IV secretory system conjugative DNA transfer family protein; amino-acid sequence: TPESVTQDGVANINTTTDGTGTPNLSQYDSQLGSEYNNDNLDSNYGSSSSSFSDISEDKNSNSSAVSEEKSKEWRKSAIGFDKGVSTQTPQTTEQYQEQQQVPQNVQQQNENDTDQNKQKSKSLFLKQKQDSFYLTNLKNPAIGKYELKTGSFIPAVLVTAINSDLPGDVIAQVRENVYDYRTGKYILIPMGTKIVGKYDSSITYGQNRISTFISDIKKENYVLTSWYRAKILKHRILKFEPMSELSNSYNFLSEVRYGTNYEIEDCRIIGTMIVGEDESKDPFWGDSAKDTISTLTGYVHYREVSSRPEEDPDITDVRVSLNDVISIITNTENSLYRMFAKYLGKPMEEDEYEDEVSKDFILKEKTIERLRKIYTDEESIKALNKGLHPFVAKQFGYLLQNTGENTFKSITSTAKTKLQVFEIPSVVKNIEKSDFRAMDLVNGDNPVDLYFVIKPKDIDLLAPLVRIMYIQLTNLLMESLSKKNFNIIFLMDELNAYGKMKALVKGLGYYAGFGIKMVGIFQGLDQLNSTYDKQGKEVLNGCQIQIFGRPNDEAAPDYISKTLGKETIRVKSRNIGLKGGGNVSEQGKDLLSPSEIRLLPDRKAVVITGYKKPLLLDKLYYYEYPELLKRTQHQPVFFKDGYVIFEAMKGMYEYRHSFKMKEEDFYDDIKYEKIIEKVRKKYKSEKIG